A genomic segment from Paramixta manurensis encodes:
- a CDS encoding DcrB-related protein: MVRISPLIRWPNLLCHYNNLLHGECVHASYLRDGRRMFQQQAVFNTAENHILVFTMTGNTTLTDTDNQHFQALLASFCFNA, encoded by the coding sequence GTGGTGAGAATATCACCTTTAATCAGGTGGCCAAATTTACTGTGCCACTACAATAACCTGTTGCACGGTGAATGCGTTCACGCCAGTTATCTGCGTGACGGCAGACGAATGTTTCAGCAACAGGCGGTATTTAACACCGCTGAAAACCATATTCTGGTGTTCACCATGACCGGTAACACCACACTGACCGACACGGACAATCAGCACTTTCAGGCGCTGCTCGCCAGCTTTTGTTTTAACGCGTAA
- a CDS encoding IS3 family transposase (programmed frameshift), whose translation MIFSPQHKTGDLMNKKTKRTFTPEFRLECAQLIVDKGYSYRQASEAMNVGSTTLESWVRQLRRERQGITPSATPITAEQQRIRELEKQVRRLEEQNTIFKKGYRTLDVRLTERFTIAARLSDSHTVVSLCSALEIHRSSYRYWRKRRDTVNPARVRLYSEIRRAWNQSRGSAGARTLAEMLAQNGVPMTRYRAGRLMKYLNLSSCQPGKHQYKNARQEHTCLPNLLERQFAVPEPDRVWCGDITYIWAGNRWCYLAVVMDLFARRVIGWSLSANADTALIRSALRMAYETRGQPRDVMFHSDQGSQYTGLKYQQVLWRYRIKQSVSRRGNCWDNSPMERFFRSLKTEWVPTNGYAGKDEARRQIGGYILNYYNSVRPHHYNGGLTPEESENRYRSYCKTVASIT comes from the exons GTGATATTCTCACCACAACATAAAACAGGTGACTTAATGAACAAGAAAACTAAGCGTACTTTCACCCCTGAGTTCAGGCTGGAATGTGCACAGCTGATTGTTGATAAGGGCTACTCATATCGACAAGCCAGTGAAGCGATGAATGTCGGTTCTACCACTCTTGAGAGCTGGGTGCGCCAGCTCAGGCGAGAGCGGCAGGGGATTACGCCCTCTGCAACTCCCATTACTGCAGAGCAGCAACGTATTCGCGAGCTGGAAAAGCAGGTTCGCCGCCTGGAGGAACAGAATACGATAT TTAAAAAAGGCTACCGCACTCTTGATGTCCGACTCACTGAACGGTTCACGATAGCCGCCAGACTGAGTGACAGCCACACGGTTGTCAGCCTTTGCTCCGCGCTGGAAATACACCGTAGCAGTTACCGGTACTGGCGAAAACGACGCGATACTGTCAATCCGGCGCGAGTCAGGTTGTACAGCGAAATACGCCGGGCGTGGAACCAGAGCCGGGGCTCAGCAGGCGCACGCACGCTGGCTGAAATGCTGGCTCAAAATGGCGTTCCGATGACCCGTTACCGTGCCGGGCGTCTGATGAAATACCTGAACCTGAGCAGTTGCCAGCCCGGAAAACATCAGTACAAAAATGCCCGTCAGGAGCATACCTGCCTGCCGAATCTGCTCGAGCGTCAGTTCGCTGTACCGGAGCCAGACCGGGTATGGTGTGGAGATATTACGTATATCTGGGCTGGAAATCGCTGGTGCTATCTGGCGGTTGTTATGGATCTTTTTGCCCGCAGGGTTATCGGCTGGAGTCTGTCAGCGAATGCCGATACCGCACTGATAAGAAGTGCTCTGCGGATGGCCTATGAGACGCGTGGTCAACCGCGTGATGTCATGTTCCATAGCGACCAGGGAAGCCAGTATACAGGCCTTAAATATCAGCAAGTTCTCTGGCGTTACAGGATAAAGCAAAGCGTCAGTCGTCGGGGGAACTGCTGGGATAATAGCCCCATGGAACGCTTCTTCCGTAGTCTGAAAACAGAATGGGTGCCGACGAATGGTTACGCAGGTAAGGATGAGGCCCGGCGACAAATCGGCGGTTATATCCTGAATTACTACAATAGCGTCAGACCTCATCATTACAACGGGGGGCTGACGCCGGAAGAATCAGAGAACCGATACCGTTCTTACTGTAAAACCGTGGCCAGTATTACTTGA
- a CDS encoding DcrB-related protein has translation MSENHATCLFTEGRITLPDQYQDRTMNVFTLPGGSAPAFNISRDTLNDEERLPDYINRQLALMAKHLKGWKQAERVPVVLGDM, from the coding sequence ATGTCTGAGAACCACGCCACCTGCCTGTTTACCGAAGGCCGAATTACCCTCCCTGACCAGTATCAGGACCGCACGATGAACGTTTTCACCCTGCCGGGTGGCAGTGCACCCGCCTTTAATATTTCCCGCGACACGCTCAATGATGAAGAGCGCCTGCCGGACTACATAAACCGTCAGTTAGCGTTAATGGCAAAGCATCTGAAAGGCTGGAAGCAGGCAGAACGCGTGCCTGTCGTTCTGGGCGATATGTAG